In Candidatus Defluviilinea proxima, a single genomic region encodes these proteins:
- a CDS encoding cytochrome P450 — MTAFSTVAEIPGPSPVPVLGWLPELVRFAFNPLLALENLQKKYGDVVRLGYGKAPAVIVFSPEYNRVVLRDPSVFYSYNLDFIPLPFPRDHAVSRVMNSMPFLNGPKHADHRAYMLPYFHRNFIGRHHDACVEVTERKLASWKMGEQIDLRSEMEQLAMWLATKPILGLDPEKEGEALGHRLENSLKLMFSPFALLFPYNIPGTPFHRLLKSAEELERVVKDIVATRKAKGTDGDDILSALIRLHEEDPARMSENDLIGHTIMFRGGYSPNGMALYWTILLLTQHPEFFKKVLAEIEQAMGEESPTPEQLDQLPLLDAALKETMRLIPAGIWTARYAMEPFQLGDYRLKKGTWVMMSAYVTHRIPDVFSDPYKFLPERWLTIHPSAYEFMSFSAGPRYCIGQPLAMMQLKIALSIILRRYSFTLKSGTKLDCIGLNSIRPKNGLYMTLGERGDVPSPAPLEGNIRKIVHFD, encoded by the coding sequence TTGACTGCTTTTTCGACTGTAGCTGAAATCCCCGGGCCATCACCTGTGCCAGTGTTGGGTTGGTTACCGGAACTTGTCCGTTTTGCATTCAATCCATTACTTGCTTTGGAAAACTTACAAAAGAAATATGGGGATGTTGTCCGTTTGGGGTATGGGAAGGCTCCTGCGGTCATTGTGTTTAGCCCTGAGTACAACCGTGTCGTTTTACGCGATCCATCTGTGTTCTACAGCTACAACCTCGATTTTATTCCCTTGCCATTCCCTCGCGATCATGCAGTCTCACGTGTGATGAATAGCATGCCCTTTTTGAATGGGCCCAAACATGCCGATCATCGTGCATACATGCTTCCTTATTTTCATCGTAATTTTATCGGGCGTCATCATGACGCTTGTGTGGAAGTGACTGAACGGAAACTGGCCTCATGGAAGATGGGGGAGCAGATCGATCTGCGTTCCGAAATGGAACAACTGGCGATGTGGCTGGCAACCAAACCTATTCTCGGTCTTGACCCTGAGAAAGAAGGAGAAGCACTGGGGCATCGTCTTGAAAACAGTTTGAAGTTGATGTTTTCACCTTTTGCGCTTTTGTTTCCCTATAATATTCCGGGCACACCCTTCCACCGTTTGCTAAAAAGTGCAGAAGAGTTGGAGCGCGTAGTCAAAGATATTGTCGCCACAAGAAAAGCCAAGGGTACAGATGGGGATGATATTTTGTCAGCGTTGATCCGCCTCCACGAAGAGGACCCAGCACGGATGAGTGAGAACGATCTGATCGGTCATACGATCATGTTCCGTGGTGGATATAGTCCGAATGGTATGGCGCTTTACTGGACGATTCTGCTTTTAACTCAGCACCCTGAGTTCTTCAAAAAAGTTTTAGCAGAGATCGAACAGGCTATGGGGGAGGAAAGTCCAACCCCTGAACAGCTGGATCAACTTCCGCTTCTCGATGCCGCGCTCAAGGAGACGATGCGTCTCATCCCGGCTGGCATTTGGACAGCGCGTTATGCGATGGAGCCGTTTCAACTGGGCGATTACCGATTGAAAAAAGGGACATGGGTAATGATGAGTGCGTATGTTACGCATCGCATCCCTGATGTGTTTTCGGACCCGTATAAATTTTTGCCAGAGCGTTGGTTGACCATTCATCCCTCCGCATATGAATTCATGTCCTTTTCGGCGGGCCCACGCTATTGCATCGGTCAACCGCTGGCGATGATGCAGTTAAAGATCGCGCTTTCGATTATCTTGAGACGCTACTCCTTTACGCTCAAATCTGGCACGAAACTGGATTGTATTGGGTTGAATTCCATCCGCCCGAAAAATGGATTGTATATGACCTTGGGGGAACGCGGCGACGTTCCATCTCCTGCACCTCTTGAAGGGAATATCCGAAAGATCGTTCATTTTGACTGA